Proteins encoded within one genomic window of Setaria italica strain Yugu1 chromosome IV, Setaria_italica_v2.0, whole genome shotgun sequence:
- the LOC101785647 gene encoding uncharacterized protein LOC101785647 isoform X1 translates to MEVEPPQAAAAAAAVAAALLKCRGDGGGGEARFEACGKAVSRSPSREAQEPDGSPGTARRRVEQEEKEEEPLRRGLAAAQARARARRKAGHATPSPSWKLEPSPPRPEEEAASAEADAGAGRRGAPAASARQLGATLWEIQDVIRVAGAGRRIRHRGRRAPAADEASADADREQFKTPSSILHQEQFKPQNLAPSTLRFHYSSWTPRSSGGFGAHVAASVMEHDKLHEERCPSRQPLSPASYTSSVGATTVNLVSPTRSLDCNARFRHTGNDLKTSTELLKVLNRIWSLEEQHAADVSAMKGLKRELHHAKACIQELMQERQRYHHEIDSLARQVTEDKMARRNKDQEKIKAAIRSLQEELEDERRLRKHSEALHRKLGKELSDMKSSFCKAAKALEKEKNTTCLLEDLCDEFAKGIRNYEEEVRMLKQKHVKEYEHKFDKSVVHISEAWLDERMQMQKTGTREDLSGKTSITERLSSEIESFLHHAKRFGNCKNDNLDIGNEKRDASFCQQSLESVHLNGATSAPRLAEDDDGSSIASDLHCFELNMHGGAIKSHDLAGTRRRVISSMHSPMRRLEYSNGVSVEGSPMSNAPTCSRKDKARSSIGRQQFIASTPEISSRNDAGLASTDEQNETVMTQVSRQLRDDLLKIKSEAPQHAYLGHRSNQPRTNQFHEYTTARDLCDVRSPARHLNNPAKSLECEISESPAHQLVGAKENTLKAKLLQARLEGQHARMSSSVFPLISTRRK, encoded by the exons ATGGAGGTGGAGCCACCGcaggctgccgctgccgcggctGCTGTAGCAGCAGCGCTCCTGAAatgccgcggcgacggcggtggcggggaggcAAGATTCGAGGCCTGCGGCAAGGCGGTCTCCAGGAGCCCCAGCCGCGAGGCGCAAGAACCGGACGGCAGCCCCGGGACGGCTCGCCGCCGCGTGGAgcaggaggagaaagaggaggagcCGCTGCGGCGGGGGCTCGCGGCGGCccaggcgcgcgcgcgggcgcggcggaaGGCGGGCCacgccacgccgtcgccgtcctggAAGCTggagccgtcgccgccgcgaccggaggaggaggcggcgtcggCCGAGGCGGACGCGGGGGCGGGGAGGCGGggcgcgccggccgcgtcgGCTAGGCAGCTGGGCGCCACCCTGTGGGAGATCCAGGACGTCATCCGCGTCGCCGGCGcgggccgccggatccggcacCGCGGACGGagggcgcccgccgccgacgaggcgaGTGCGGATGCGGATCGG GAACAGTTCAAAACACCCTCTTCAATTCTTCATCAGGAACAGTTCAAACCACAGAATCTAGCACCAAGCACTCTGCGATTTCATTATAGTAGTTGGACG CCACGGAGTTCAGGTGGCTTTGGAGCACATGTTGCAGCTTCAGTGATGGAGCATGATAAGTTACATGAAGAAAGATGCCCCTCAAGGCAGCCTCTTTCTCCTGCAAGTTACACTAGTTCAGTTGGG GCAACTACGGTGAACCTTGTCAGCCCAACTCGGTCATTGGATTGCAATGCTAGATTTAGGCACACGGGTAATGATCTCAAAACGTCAACAGAGCTATTGAAAGTTCTCAATCGAATTTGGAGCTTGGAAGAACAGCACGCAGCTGATGTGTCAGCAATGAAGGGATTGAAACGAGAGTTGCATCATGCCAAGGCATGCATTCAAGAGCTTATGCAAGAGAGGCAGCGGTATCACCACGAAATTGATTCTCTAGCAAGGCAAGTCACTGAAGACAAAATGGCTCGGAGGAACAAGGACCAAGAGAAGATCAAAGCAGCCATCCGTTCACTGCAAgaggagcttgaagatgagAGACGCCTGAGGAAACATTCGGAGGCTCTCCATAGAAAGCTAGGCAAAGAGCTGTCTGATATGAAATCATCATTTTGCAAGGCTGCAAAGGCTCTGGAGAAAGAGAAAAATACAACCTGCCTGTTGGAAGATCTTTGTGACGAGTTTGCAAAAGGAATTAGAAACTATGAGGAGGAAGTCAGGATGTTGAAGCAAAAGCATGTAAAGGAGTACGAGCACAAGTTTGATAAGTCAGTAGTTCATATTTCAGAAGCATGGCTTGATGAGCGAATGCAGATGCAAAAGACTGGTACAAGGGAAGATTTGTCGGGGAAAACCTCAATCACAGAACGACTGAGCAGTGAGATTGAGAGTTTTCTTCATCATGCTAAAAGGTTCGGTAACTGCAAGAATGATAACTTAGACATTGGTAATGAAAAGCGAGATGCCAGTTTTTGCCAGCAGTCCCTTGAGTCTGTGCACCTTAACGGAGCCACTAGTGCCCCTCGGTTAGCGGAAGATGATGATGGCAGTTCTATTGCCAGTGATCTGCATTGCTTTGAACTGAACATGCATGGAGGTGCCATTAAGAGCCATGACCTTGCAGGTACTCGAAGGAGGGTCATAAGCTCCATGCATTCACCGATGAGAAGATTGGAATATTCCAATGGTGTATCTGTCGAAGGCTCACCAATGTCAAATGCACCAACTTGCTCAAGAAAAGACAAGGCAAGATCTAGCATCGGTCGACAACAATTTATTGCTTCAACACCAGAAATTAGCTCACGCAATGATGCTGGCCTTGCTTCTACAGACGAGCAAAATGAAACTGTTATGACCCAAGTCTCTCGCCAGTTACGTGATGACCTGTTGAAAATCAAATCAGAGGCTCCTCAACATGCATATCTAGGGCACAGATCAAACCAGCCCCGGACAAATCAGTTTCATGAATATACTACCGCACGGGATCTTTGTGATGTGCGCAGTCCAGCACGACATCTGAATAACCCAGCCAAATCCTTGGAGTGCGAGATATCTGAATCCCCAGCTCATCAGCTGGTAGGTGCAAAGGAGAACACTCTGAAGGCAAAACTACTTCAAGCAAGGTTGGAGGGGCAGCATGCTCGAATGAGCTCATCGGTATTCCCCTTGATCAGCACAAGGAGGAAATGA
- the LOC101785647 gene encoding uncharacterized protein LOC101785647 isoform X2, which produces MEVEPPQAAAAAAAVAAALLKCRGDGGGGEARFEACGKAVSRSPSREAQEPDGSPGTARRRVEQEEKEEEPLRRGLAAAQARARARRKAGHATPSPSWKLEPSPPRPEEEAASAEADAGAGRRGAPAASARQLGATLWEIQDVIRVAGAGRRIRHRGRRAPAADEASADADRPRSSGGFGAHVAASVMEHDKLHEERCPSRQPLSPASYTSSVGATTVNLVSPTRSLDCNARFRHTGNDLKTSTELLKVLNRIWSLEEQHAADVSAMKGLKRELHHAKACIQELMQERQRYHHEIDSLARQVTEDKMARRNKDQEKIKAAIRSLQEELEDERRLRKHSEALHRKLGKELSDMKSSFCKAAKALEKEKNTTCLLEDLCDEFAKGIRNYEEEVRMLKQKHVKEYEHKFDKSVVHISEAWLDERMQMQKTGTREDLSGKTSITERLSSEIESFLHHAKRFGNCKNDNLDIGNEKRDASFCQQSLESVHLNGATSAPRLAEDDDGSSIASDLHCFELNMHGGAIKSHDLAGTRRRVISSMHSPMRRLEYSNGVSVEGSPMSNAPTCSRKDKARSSIGRQQFIASTPEISSRNDAGLASTDEQNETVMTQVSRQLRDDLLKIKSEAPQHAYLGHRSNQPRTNQFHEYTTARDLCDVRSPARHLNNPAKSLECEISESPAHQLVGAKENTLKAKLLQARLEGQHARMSSSVFPLISTRRK; this is translated from the exons ATGGAGGTGGAGCCACCGcaggctgccgctgccgcggctGCTGTAGCAGCAGCGCTCCTGAAatgccgcggcgacggcggtggcggggaggcAAGATTCGAGGCCTGCGGCAAGGCGGTCTCCAGGAGCCCCAGCCGCGAGGCGCAAGAACCGGACGGCAGCCCCGGGACGGCTCGCCGCCGCGTGGAgcaggaggagaaagaggaggagcCGCTGCGGCGGGGGCTCGCGGCGGCccaggcgcgcgcgcgggcgcggcggaaGGCGGGCCacgccacgccgtcgccgtcctggAAGCTggagccgtcgccgccgcgaccggaggaggaggcggcgtcggCCGAGGCGGACGCGGGGGCGGGGAGGCGGggcgcgccggccgcgtcgGCTAGGCAGCTGGGCGCCACCCTGTGGGAGATCCAGGACGTCATCCGCGTCGCCGGCGcgggccgccggatccggcacCGCGGACGGagggcgcccgccgccgacgaggcgaGTGCGGATGCGGATCGG CCACGGAGTTCAGGTGGCTTTGGAGCACATGTTGCAGCTTCAGTGATGGAGCATGATAAGTTACATGAAGAAAGATGCCCCTCAAGGCAGCCTCTTTCTCCTGCAAGTTACACTAGTTCAGTTGGG GCAACTACGGTGAACCTTGTCAGCCCAACTCGGTCATTGGATTGCAATGCTAGATTTAGGCACACGGGTAATGATCTCAAAACGTCAACAGAGCTATTGAAAGTTCTCAATCGAATTTGGAGCTTGGAAGAACAGCACGCAGCTGATGTGTCAGCAATGAAGGGATTGAAACGAGAGTTGCATCATGCCAAGGCATGCATTCAAGAGCTTATGCAAGAGAGGCAGCGGTATCACCACGAAATTGATTCTCTAGCAAGGCAAGTCACTGAAGACAAAATGGCTCGGAGGAACAAGGACCAAGAGAAGATCAAAGCAGCCATCCGTTCACTGCAAgaggagcttgaagatgagAGACGCCTGAGGAAACATTCGGAGGCTCTCCATAGAAAGCTAGGCAAAGAGCTGTCTGATATGAAATCATCATTTTGCAAGGCTGCAAAGGCTCTGGAGAAAGAGAAAAATACAACCTGCCTGTTGGAAGATCTTTGTGACGAGTTTGCAAAAGGAATTAGAAACTATGAGGAGGAAGTCAGGATGTTGAAGCAAAAGCATGTAAAGGAGTACGAGCACAAGTTTGATAAGTCAGTAGTTCATATTTCAGAAGCATGGCTTGATGAGCGAATGCAGATGCAAAAGACTGGTACAAGGGAAGATTTGTCGGGGAAAACCTCAATCACAGAACGACTGAGCAGTGAGATTGAGAGTTTTCTTCATCATGCTAAAAGGTTCGGTAACTGCAAGAATGATAACTTAGACATTGGTAATGAAAAGCGAGATGCCAGTTTTTGCCAGCAGTCCCTTGAGTCTGTGCACCTTAACGGAGCCACTAGTGCCCCTCGGTTAGCGGAAGATGATGATGGCAGTTCTATTGCCAGTGATCTGCATTGCTTTGAACTGAACATGCATGGAGGTGCCATTAAGAGCCATGACCTTGCAGGTACTCGAAGGAGGGTCATAAGCTCCATGCATTCACCGATGAGAAGATTGGAATATTCCAATGGTGTATCTGTCGAAGGCTCACCAATGTCAAATGCACCAACTTGCTCAAGAAAAGACAAGGCAAGATCTAGCATCGGTCGACAACAATTTATTGCTTCAACACCAGAAATTAGCTCACGCAATGATGCTGGCCTTGCTTCTACAGACGAGCAAAATGAAACTGTTATGACCCAAGTCTCTCGCCAGTTACGTGATGACCTGTTGAAAATCAAATCAGAGGCTCCTCAACATGCATATCTAGGGCACAGATCAAACCAGCCCCGGACAAATCAGTTTCATGAATATACTACCGCACGGGATCTTTGTGATGTGCGCAGTCCAGCACGACATCTGAATAACCCAGCCAAATCCTTGGAGTGCGAGATATCTGAATCCCCAGCTCATCAGCTGGTAGGTGCAAAGGAGAACACTCTGAAGGCAAAACTACTTCAAGCAAGGTTGGAGGGGCAGCATGCTCGAATGAGCTCATCGGTATTCCCCTTGATCAGCACAAGGAGGAAATGA